Proteins encoded within one genomic window of Ovis aries strain OAR_USU_Benz2616 breed Rambouillet chromosome 1, ARS-UI_Ramb_v3.0, whole genome shotgun sequence:
- the LOC114113187 gene encoding histone H4 — MSGRGKGGKGLGKGGAKRHRKVLRDNIQGITKPAIRRLARRGGVKRISGLIYEETRGVLKVFLENVIRDAVTYTEHAKRKTVTAMDVVYALKRQGRTLYGFGG, encoded by the coding sequence atgtctggacgAGGAAAGGGCGGCAAAGGCTTAGGCAAGGGTGGCGCCAAGCGCCACCGCAAAGTCTTGAGAGATAACATCCAAGGCATCACTAAGCCGGCCATTCGGCGCCTTGCTCGGCGTGGGGGAGTCAAGCGCATTTCCGGCCTCATTTACGAGGAGACCCGAGGCGTGTTGAAGGTGTTTCTGGAGAATGTTATTCGGGACGCAGTCACCTACACGGAGCACGCCAAGCGCAAGACGGTCACTGCCATGGACGTGGTCTACGCGCTAAAGCGGCAGGGACGCACCCTGTACGGCTTCGGAGGTTGA